The following proteins come from a genomic window of Salvia hispanica cultivar TCC Black 2014 chromosome 4, UniMelb_Shisp_WGS_1.0, whole genome shotgun sequence:
- the LOC125222462 gene encoding E3 ubiquitin-protein ligase RNF6-like, with product MMPQVNREHKRGRKQERQQQVANGAESRTPSKKKRFMFVKLKGLGCKGAPMTAPAIIRSAAEWEAKGARNQKKRKPLHNRRNLDNVVVDVPDVCCTPPGIGIASDVAPRARNHAPQRKHLREARRNDDDAAAEFPGVLSVGIGSRTSHRSAEEIIEMLMARQALLPGRILRQRDRYQEWRLDVDDMSYEELLNLGDKIGYVGTGLQEAEISNCLKKFKHINKDWECSICQEKCKVDDEIGMLECGHHHHVECIKQWLLHKNACPVCKSAALRDKSN from the exons ATGATGCCTCAAGTGAATAGAGAGCACAAGAGAGGCAGAAAACAAGAAAGGCAACAGCAAGTAGCCAATGGAGCTGAATCAAGAACCCCTTCCAAGAAGAAGAGGTTCATGTTTGTGAAGCTTAAAGGGCTGGGTTGTAAAGGGGCGCCGATGACAGCACCGGCGATCATAAGGTCGGCGGCTGAGTGGGAAGCTAAGGGTGCAAGAAATCAGAAGAAGAGGAAACCTTTGCATAATCGACGGAACCTGGATAATGTTGTCGTTGATGTTCCTGATGTGTGTTGTACGCCTCCCGGAATCGGCATTGCTTCGGACGTTGCACCTCGAGCTAGGAACCATGCACCACAGAGAAAG CATTTGCGAGAAGCACGAAGAAACGATGATGATGCAGCTGCTGAATTTCCGGGGGTTTTATCAGTCGGGATCGGGTCAAGAACTTCTCACCGTTCTGCTGAAGAAATCATTGAG ATGCTGATGGCCCGACAAGCTCTGCTGCCCGGAAGAATACTCCGGCAACGTGACCGGTATCAGGAGTGGAGGCTCGACGTGGATGATATGTCGTATGAGGAGCTGCTTAATTTAGGCGACAAGATCGGGTACGTAGGCACTGGGTTGCAGGAAGCAGAGATATCCAACTGTCTGAAGAAATTCAAACATATCAACAAAGACTGGGAATGCAGCATTTGCCAG GAGAAATGCAAGGTGGATGATGAAATAGGAATGCTTGAATGTGGTCATCATCATCATGTTGAATGCATAAAGCAGTGGCTTCTACACAAGAATGCATGCCCTGTCTGCAAATCTGCTGCCCTGCGTGACAAGTCTAATTGA